CTGGCGGCGTGCGCGCCCGAGGTGCTGCTGGTCGAGCTGCCCGAGGAGCTGGGGGAGTGGCTGCCGCACCTGGCGGCGCCCGACCTGGTGACCCCGGTCGCCCTGTCCGGTGCCGCGCGCGACGGCGGCGAGCTGGCGTTCTACCCGTTCGCGGACTTCTCCCCGGAGCTGGCCGCGATCAGGTGGGCGTTCGCCAACGGCGTCGAGGTGCGGCCGTGCGACCTGCCGCTGGCCCTGCGCGGCGACGGTTACCGCGCCGGCGACCGGGGTGCGACGCCGCTGACCGACGCGCTGCGCCGGGCCGCCACCGGGCGCGACGGCGACGACCTGTGGGACCGGCTGGTCGAGGCCGCCGCGCCGGGGCAGGCCGCCGAGGCGGTGCGGCGGGCCGCGCTGCTGGTCGGGCGCGCGTTGCGCGAGGACGCGGCGGTGACCGGGGTCGACTCGTTCGACCTGCGCCGCGAGGCGTGGATGCGGCGGGTGGTGGCCGAGGTGGGCGGCCGGCGCTGCGCGGCGGTGGTCGGCTCGTTCCACGCCGCCGCGCTGGTGGACGGGGCTCCACCCCCGTTCCCGGGTGGCACCACCCCACCTCCGCCACCGGGGATCGTCACCTCCCTGGTGCCCTACGGGTTCGCGCTGCTGGACGAGCGCTCCGGCTACCCGGCCGGCATCCGCGACCCCGAGTGGCAGCAGGCCGTGCTGGAGGCGGGCGGCGACCCGCTCGCCGTGGAGGCCGCCGCGGCGTCGGTGATCGTGCGGATCTGCGCGCGCGTCCGCGAACTGGGCCACCCCGCCGGACCGGGCGAGGCGCGCGAGGCGTTGCGGGTCGCGGTCGACCTGGCCCGCCTGCGCGGCCTGCCCGCACCCGGCCGCGGCGAGGTCGTGGAGGCCGTGCAGACCGTGCTGACGCACGCCGAACCGCTCGGGCGCGGCCGGGTGGTGGCGCGGGCGGCCGGGGACGTGCTGGTCGGGCACCGCACCGGCGCGCTCGCCCCCGGCACGCCCCGCTCGGGCCTGGCGCCCGCCGTGGAGGAGCTGGTGGCCTCGCTGCGGTTGCCGGGGCCCGGCTCGCGGACGCCGGTCGACCTGCGGCTGGACCCGTTGCGCTCGCCGCTGGACGCCCGGCGCGAGGTGGCGTTGCGGCGGCTCGGGGTGCTCGGCGTCAGCTACGCGACCGAGACCGCCACCACCGGCGTCGGCGGCGGCGACGCGCTGACCACCCGGTGGTCGGTGGCGTGGACCCCGGCGACCGCGGCGACGCTGCCGGTGGCCGGCCTGTGGGGCGCGACCTTGGAGACGGCCGCGCACGGGCGGTTGCGCGCCCGCCGGTCCGAGCGGGAGCAGCGCGGCGGGCCCGCACCCGCCGACGTGCTGGCCGACCTGGCCGACGCGGCCGCGTGCGGGCTGCCCGCGCTGGTCGGGGACCTGCTCGGCGACGTGGCCGCCGTGCTGCCGTCGGCCGGGACCCTGCGGGAGCTGCTGGCGGCCCTGGGCCTGCTCGACCGGGTGCGCGCCGGTCACCTGGCCGGCACGCCCGGCGACGTGCTGGACGCGCACCCGCTGCTGGTGCGGGAACTGGAGACCGCCGCGGTGGCGCAGCTCGACGGGCTGGCCGGGTCGGAGGACCCCGCGGACGCGCGGGCCCTGGTGGAGCTGGGGCAGCGGCACGACGGGCACGGCACCGGCCTGCGGCTCGCCGCCGGTCTGCGCCGGCTGGCCGACGAGGGCGCGCCGCTGATCGCCGGCGCGGCGGGCGCGGCGCGGGTGCTGCTGGGCCTGGTGCCGCCGTCGGCGCTGGGTGAGCGGGTCGCGTCGTGGGTGGACGGTGCCACCACCGCGCCGCTGCGCGACGTGCTGCGGCGGTCGCTGACCGGCGTGCTCGCGGCGGCCGGGGCGCTGCTGGAGACGCCGGAGGCGCTGGACCCGTTGCTGGAGCGGGTGGAGCGGTTGGCCGACCGGGACTTCCTGGAGCGGCTGCCCGCGCTGCGCGGCGCGTTCACCTCGATCGGCCCGGCCGCGCGGGCGCGGGTGCTCGCGGTGGTCGAGGAGCGGACCGGCGCGGTGGTCGACCGGGTCGGGGCGCCCGACCCGGAGCTGCTGGCGGTGTGGCTGGAGGCCGAGCGGGCAGGGGCGGAAGCGCTGCTGACGCACGGGATCGAGCGGCCAGAGTCCGTTGTGGACGGTCGGGTGGTGGCGCCTCGCGCCGCGGTGGAGCCTGCGGGACCGCCGGTGACGGACCCGGCGGGCGTGTCGGCGGTGGGTCCAGCGGACCCGGCGGGCCTGCCGGTGGCGGTGCGGTGGCACCTGCTGCTGGGTGCGCGCGGCGAGCGGCCGGCCGGTGCGGCGCGGTACGCGGCGGCGCTGGACGAGCTGTACGGCGCGGACCGCGGTGAGGGCGCCTCGACCGGCGGCCTGGGCGGGGACCGCTCGACGCCGTTCCCGGGCGTGCGGGAGTGGTCGGAGGAGCTGGGGGAGCTGTTCGGCGAACGGGTCCGCGAGGAGGTGCTGGCCGCGGCGGTGGAGGCCGGTCGGCTGGACGCCGCGCTGGAGGTCGACCCGGGTTCGGTGCGCCCCTCGGTGGAGCTGCTGCGCAACGTGCTGTCGCTGGCGGGCGGGCTGTCCGAGCAGACCGTGGCCCGGCTGCGCCCCCTGGTGGCACGCCTGGTCCGGGAGCTGACCGCGCAACTGGCCAACCGCGTGCGCCCCGCGCTGACCGGCCTGCGCCTGCCCGCGCCGACCCGGCGGCCGGGCGGTGGCCTGGACCTGCCGCGGACCCTGCGCGCCAACCTGGCCACCGCGCGCCGCGACCCCTCCGGGCGGGTGCTGGTGGTGCCCGAGCGGCCGGTGTTCCGCACCCGCGGGCGCCGGGCGGCCGACTGGCGGCTGGTGCTGGTGGTGGACGTGTCCGGGTCGATGGAGGAGTCGACCGTGTGGGCGGCGCTGACCGCGTCGGTGTTCGCCGGCGTGCCCGCGCTGTCGACGCACTTCCTGGCGTTCTCCACCGAGGTGGTCGACCTGACCGGCCGGACGGCCGACCCGCTGTCGCTGCTGCTGGAGGTCCGGGTGGGCGGCGGGACGCACATCGCGGGCGCGCTGCGGCACGCGAGGTCCCTGGTGACCGTGCCGGAGCGGACCATGGTGGTGCTGATCAGCGACTTCGAGGAGGGCGGCCCGGTCGCGCCGCTGGTCGCGCAGGTGCGGGAGCTGGTGGCCTCCGGCGTGACCGTGCTGGGATGTGCCGGCCTCGACGACAAGGGCAGGGCGCGGTACTCGACGTCCGTGGCGGGCGCGCTGGTGGCCGCCGGGATGCCGGTGGCCGCCCTGAGCCCGCTGGAACTGGCCCGCTGGGTGGGGGAGAAGGTGCGCGGATGACGCCGAGGACCGAGCTGCCGCCGGTGGCGCCCGCCGTGGTGGCGGACGTGCTCGACGCCCTGCCGCCGCGCCTGCGCAAGCGCGTGGACGCGGCCCTGGACCAGGCGTCCGACTGGGAGGTGACCCGCGAGGGCGACGTGGCCCGCGCCGCGCCGACCCCGGAGGCCACCCTGACCTGGACCCTGCACGACGGCGTGCTGGCGACGGCCGACGAGCTGGTGTGCAGTTGCCTGCTGGCGCCGAGGTGCCTGCACCGGGGCGTTGCCGTGGCGGCGGCCGGGATCGCGGAGGCGCCGAACCCCGACCCGCCCACCAATGTTCCCGACCCCGCTGCCCCCGACCCCGCTGCCCCCAACTCAGCTCCGCCTGCTCCTGCCCCGCCCGCCGCCGGTGTACCCGCCGGGCTAGCTCCCGCCTCCGCCCCCTCTCCCGCCACTCCCGCACCCCCTTCCCCCACCCCGATCCGCGAGGACGAGCGAACCGCCGCAACCGCCCTGTGGCAGGCGTGCGCGACCGTCCTCCGCTCGGGCGCGACGGGCAGCGGCGCGGTGGTCCGGGCCGAACTGCTGCGGGCCGTCCACCGGGCCCGCCTCGCCGGCCTCCACCGGGCCGCCGCGAACGGGCTCCGCATCGCCTCGTCCCTGGCCGCCGCGCGGACGGGTGACTCGTCGTTCGACCGCGCGGTGCTCACCGCCGAACTGGTCGAGCTGATGCTGCTGTGCCACGACCTCCGCGCCCCCGCCCCCACCGACCCCGCCGAACTCCGGGGCACCGCCCGCCGCGAGTACCACCCCGTCGGCTCCCTGCGCCTCCACGGCCTGTGCACCGAACCGGTGGTCACCACCTCCGGCTACGGCGGCGTGGTCACGCACCTGGTGGACGAGAACAGTCGCTTGTGGACAGTCCAATCCGTACTCCCCGGCGGCCCCGAACGCGTCCCGGCCGCCGCCGGGGGCCCCGTCGCGGTCGGTGAGTCCGGTCTCACCCACCGCGAACTGGGCCGCTCGGGCCTCCTGCTCTCCGGCGGCACCGGGTCACCGGACCACCGGCTGGGCGCGGGCAGGTCGGTCCGCGCGGTGGCCGCCGCCGGCGCCGCCTGGGACGCACCGCCCCTGGCCGACCTGTGGGCACCGCCCCTCGCCGACCAGGTGGTCCGCGCCTTCCACGCCCGCAGCCGCCCGGACGGCCACCGCCCCGCGGCCGCCGACCTGCTGTTCCTCGACGCCGTGGTGCTGGGCGTGGCCGGGCCGGCGCTGCGCGTGGACGCGGGCGGCGCGCACGTCGACCTGGTCGGCGACGGCGAACGCGCCCGCGACAACCTCCGCGTCCTGGCCGGTGCCGGTGGCCTGCGCGTCAAGGTCGTGGCCCGCCTCCTGCCCGACCGGCCCGGCACCGCCGCGGCCCTGGCGGTGGCCGGCGACCTGGACCTGCCCGCGGACCTGCGCCACCACGTCGACCTGGGCCTGGACCGCCTCCAGCGCTCCCACGTCGCGGGCGACGGCACCCGCGCCCTCCCGCCCCGGCCCGCACCGGCCGACCACCTGCCGCAGCCGCTGCGCCCGCTGGTGAACGTGCTGCACCGCATCGCACTGGGCGGCCGCGCGGTCGCGGCGGTGGCGTCGGCGGCGCGCGACGTGTCCGCGCTGACCCGCACCGGCCTGACCACCACCGCCGACCTGCTGGCCGACCTGGCCGCCACCTCGCGCGACCGGGAGCGCGACGCCTTCGGCCGGGTGGTGCGCGACGCGGGCGACGACTTCCCGACGGCCTGGCTGCGCGCCGGCGTCCACGTCCGCGAGTTCACCCGCGCCGCCGCCCGCCGCGCCTGGCTGGACGCCGTGACCACCCCTGACCGGACGCCGTGAGCTGACTTCACACGATCGAGGCACGCAGCCGTCCCGGGCCGATCCCCGGCCGCATGCTGTGCCGCATGGACGACCTTCGGCAGCTCTACGAGCAATGGGCACCCTTCTACGACGAGAACGCCGCGCTGCGGCCGTTCGAGCGGCACGGGGGGTGGTTCCACGAGCTGGCGCAGCGGTACGGCGCGCCGGGGGAGCGGTTGCTGGACCTGGGCTGCGGCACCGGTCTGAGCAGCCTCGGGTTCGCCGCCCTGGGCTACCGGGTGACCGGCTGCGACCTGTCGGCCGCGATGCTCGCGGTGGCCGAGGGCAAGCCCGGGGCCGAACGGGTGCGGTTCCGACTGGCCGACCTGCGCGACCTGCCGGACCTGGGCGTCCACGACGTGGCCTGCGCGGTCACCGACCCGATCAGCCACCTGCTCACCGACGCAGACCTGGCGGCCGCGCTGGCCGGCGTGGCGCGGTCGCTGGTCCCCGGCGGGGTGCTGGTGTTCGACCAGGTCAGCGAGCGCGGCTACCGGTGCGCCCGGGAACGGGTCGTGGTGGACGACCGGCCGGGTCACTTCGCCACCTGCCGGACCACCCGCCTGGCCGGGGACGAGCCGGTGTTCGACTCCCACTGGACCCGCTTCCTGGCCGCCGGTGACGACCGCTGGCGGCGGGTGGAGCAGCACGCGTTCTTCCGGTACCGGCCCGAACCGCTGCTGCGGCGGGCGCTCGCCGAGGCCGGGCTGGAGTGCGTCGCGGTGCACGGGCTGCGCGCGGGCGAACTCCGGGCAGGCGCCGACGACCACGCCGACGACGCCCTGCTCTACGTGGCGCGCCGCCCGTGAACGGTATTCCGATCTGACGCTGGGTCATTTCACCGGTGGCCGTTCACCCGCAGGACCGATCATCTCATTCGGCCGGGACGCATCGGTTTCGCGGATCGTCGGTGCGCCGGCCCCGCTGGTGTGGTTTACGCAGGTCCAGCCAATGCATGGGCTCCGGGCGGGCTAGCTTGGACGTGCGGTACCGCTGGTCTGGAAGATCGCAGGAATTGAGGTGATCATTGTGCGGAACCTGGTGTTGCGCGTTTTCGGCATGCGTCGGGGAATGACTCCTGGTCGCTACTGGCCGTTCTACTACGACGACGGAATGTGAGCCGTGAGGGTGGTGCGCCGGTCATCCCGGCGCACCACCCGTTCCCCGAGAGGACGTGCGACCGTGGCCGAGCGACTGGACCTGCCGGGCCCGCGCAGGCACCCGGGCCGGGACTACGAGACCGACCCCGTCGGCTACCTGCGGGAGTGCGTGCACCGGTACGGCGACGTGTTCCGGATGGGCAACCACGCGGTGGTGCTGAACGACCCCGCGCTCGTGCGGCGGCTGCTGGTGCGCACCAACCGCGACTCCGTGCCCAACCCGGACCTGCTCGACGGCGGACGGCTGCGCACCGACGACGAGGTGCGCGAGTGGATGGCCGTGCGCGAGGCCATCGGGCGGGTGATGAAACCGGCCGGGGTGCGCGCCAGGCAGGACCTCGTGGACCGGGCGATCCGCGAAGCGCTCGCAGGGCTGGCGGGCCGCCCGTTCGACCCGGTGGAGGTGACCTGGGAGGTGGGCCTGCGCAGCGCGCTGCCGGTGTGCGCGGGCGAGCCGACACCGGACCTGGTGCCCGTGCTGCTGGCGTCGTCGGCCGCGGGCCGGGGGCTGGTCGACGCCGCGATCCGGGTACCGCGGTGGTGGCCGAGCGCGCACCGCCGCCGCATCCGCGCGGCGAACCGGCGGGTGCGGGCGGAGGTGGCCCGGCTGATGGCGGACGACCGGCCGGAGTCGTCCCCGCCGTCGCTCGTGGACGTGGTCCGCCGCACCGGTGGCCGGGCGGCGGGGCGCGTGGTGGCCACCGGTCTGCTCAGCGCCATCCCGGCGGCCGGCGGGGCGTGGTGCTGGCTGCTGCGCGAACTGGGCCGCCATCCCGACGAGGTGCGGCTCCTGCGCCGCGAAGCCGCCGCCGGCGGCGACCTGCCGCACACCACCGCGTTCGTCCGCGAGGTGCTGCGGCTGCACCCGCCCGCGTGGCTGCTGGGCCGCAACACCAGCACACCCCTGGAACTGGCCGGCGCCGCGATCCCGGTGGGCACGTCGGTGCTGTTCAGCCCCTACCTGCTGCACCGCGACCCGCGCTGGTGGGACGAGCCCGGGCGGTTCTCGCCGCGGCGGTGGTCGGGTTCCGGCGCGCCGGACGCCTACCTGCCGTTCGGGGCCGGACCGCGGGTGTGCACCGGTGCCCACCTGGCGCTGACGATCATGGTCCGCACGGCGGCCCACCTGGTCTCGCACTACGACTTGGCGGTCGAGGGCCCCACGGGCACCTGCTTCGGCTCGGTGCTGCTGCCCACGGGCATGCGGTGCTCGTTGACGCCCCGCATCCCGGAGGCCCGGTCGCCGGAAGCCCGACGACCGTCCCTGTTGGACGGTCGCCTGGCCTCGTTCGCGGTACCCCCGCCGGGATTCGAACCCGGACCGTCCGCGTCCTGAACGCGGTGCCTCTGCCGTTGGGCCACGGGGGTGTGCCCGCCGACCACCGGGGTGGTCGGCGGTGGTGCGGTTCCGGGGATTCGAACCCCGACTGGACCGGCCCTCAACCGGACGCCTCTGCCGTTGGGCTAGAACCGCACGAGCGCCGGTGCGCCCGTCGTACCCCTGCCGGGACTCGAACCCGGGACCTCGACGTTCGTAGCGTCGCGCTCTGCTCCGACTGAGCTACGGGGATGGGTGGAACCGCTGCCGGGAAAGGAAGAGCCGCCCGGATCGGTTTCCCGATGAGCGGCTCCCCGTCGTCCGACGCGCGCGGCGTCTACGGCGGGGAGGCCGCACGGAGGCGGAGGAGCAGCGCCGCCCGGCGGAGGAGCAGCGCCGCCCGGCGCAGCGCACCCCGCTCCAGCGTGCTCACCATGACCCCGTCCTCTCCTCGTGCGCCCCCAGTCTGCGGGTCGCGACATCCACGCCGCAAACCCTTTTCCGCCAAGGCTCCTACCGCGTCAGCCGGCTGTGCGCCAGGGCCAGCAGGCGGTCCGGGCGCAGCGCGTCCGACCTCCGCCACAGGGCCGGGTCCACGGCCTCGTCCAGCGTGGCGTGCCGGGTGGCGGTGAAGCCGTGGCCGGCGAGCAGCGAGGCGAGGTCGGCGGGGTCGAGGCAGGTGAGCCACGGCTCGCCGCCGTCGGCCGCCGCCTGGGCGACCGCCCGCGCGTAGCCGTTGCCGCCCTCGTCGCGCAGGTGCGGCGGCAGGACGTGGTCGAGCACGAGTTCGCTGCCCGGGGCCAGCCCCGCCAGCGCGGCGACGGTCCGGTCGACCGCTTGCCGCGTCAGGTACGTGGTCACGCCCAGCCAGCTGACGAACGCGGGTTGCGCGGGGTCGAAACCGGCGGCGGTGAGGCGGTCGAGCAGCGGGTCGCGTTCGAGGTCGGCGGGGACGTGGGTGGCGGAGGTGGGGATGCCCGCCTCGGCGAGCCTGCGGCGCTTCCACGCCTGGGTGGCGGGGTGGTCGACCTCGAAGACCCGCGGGTCCGCCGACGCCCGGCGGCAGGCGAACGTGTCGAGACCGGCCCCGAGCACCACGTACTGGCGCGCACCGGATTCCGCCAGGCGGTCCTCGGCGTACCGGCTGCGCACCACGGCCTGCGCGCGGGCACCGGCGAGGACCGGGTGGTCGCCGTGCGCGCGGTGGTAGCCGACCAGCTCGTCGGCCAGGTCGCCCAGGAGCCGGTGGGCGACGTCGTCGGTGAAGATCAGTGGCGCCCGGTCCACGACCGGGTGGGCGGCGCGGGCCGCCGCGGCCATCAACGCCGTGCGGCTGGGTTCTGCTGAATTCACGCGGTCACCTTAACAACCGCATTTCGCATCATATCACAAAAAAGAAATAAATGCAATTTTCCCGGGGTTGATCAGGTGGTGCGGTAGGTCAGGTTGGTGCCGGAGGTGGCGCGTTCGGCGGTGATCACGGTGTCGCCCACCAGCAGCGCGCGGTCGTCCACCAGGGGGACGCCGTCGTCGCCGCGGCTCAGCCGGCAGCTGAGCAGGGCCGGTGAGCCCGCCGCCAGGCCGAGCACGCCCGCCTGCCGCTCGGTCAGCGCGACCGCGCGGATCGTCTCGCTCGCCTCCCGCACCGGCGTGCCCAGCTCCTCCAGCAGCCGGTAGAGCGAGCGGTGGCGCAACTGGTCGACCTCGACCCGCGAACCCACCCCCGGCGACAGGTACGAGGTCTGCAGCAGCAGCGGCGAGCCGCCGGCGCCGCGCAGCCGCTCGACGGCCAGCACCCGCCCGCCCGCGGGCACGCCCAGCCGCGCGCGCACGTCCGCGGGCGGCTCCACCGGCTCCGCGCCCAGCACCTCGGTCTCCAGCTCGATGCCCTGCTCGACCAGCTCCTGCGCCAGGCTCCGCAACCCGGTCAGGCCGTAGGAGAACCCGGGCTGCCGGACGAACGTGCCCACCCCGTGCCGCGTCTCCAGCAGCCCGTCGGCCTCCAGCGCCCCGATCGCCTGGCGCACGGTCATCAGCGAGACGTCGAACTCCTCGACCAGCTCCCGCTGCGCGGGCAGCGGCGCGCCCGCCGGGTAGTGCCCGGTGCCGATCCGGTCGGCCAGCACCCGGTAGATGGCGAGGTACTTGGGCACCCGCGACTCCAGGCCCGCCCGCCGGACGTTCACCTCAGGGCACTCCCTCGTCCTCCCGCGGGACTCATTCCCCCGGGGAGGCCGAGGATAGCGCGGCGCGGAACCCGGCCACCGCGTCGACCACCGCCCCGACGCCCGCGCCGTCGACCAGCACGCGCATCAGCGCCGAACCGACGACCACGCCGTCCGCGTCCGCGCACGCCTGCACCGCCTGCGCAGGGGTGGACACGCCGAAACCGGTGATCACCGGCAGGTCGGTCATCGCCTTGAGGCGACGGGCGTTGGCCCGCGCGCTCGACGCCAGGTGCTCCTGCTCGCCGGTGATCCGCATCGAGCTCATGCAGTACACGAACCCCGACGACGCCCGCGCGATCTCCCGGCACCGGTCGTCGTCGCACGACGGCGCCGCCAGCAGCACCGCGTCCACCCCGACCTCCGCCGCCCGCGCCCGGTACTCCGCGGACTCCTCCAGCGGCAGGTCCGCCACGATCGCGCCGCGCACGCCGACCCCGGCCAGGTGGTCGACGAACCCGGCCACGCCGCGCCCGGGCACCAGCGTGGTGGCGATGTTCGCGTAGGTCATCACCACCAGCGGCACGCCCGCGTCGAGCCCGGCCAGCTCGTCGAGCAGCGGCCGGGGCCGCGCGCCCCGGTCCAGCGCGCGGGCCGCCGCCCGCTGCACGGTCGGCCCGTCCAGCATCGGGTCGGAGAACGGCAGCCCGACCTCGACCGCGTCCGCGCCCGCCGCCGCGACCTCCCGCACCAGCTCCACCCAGTCCGGCACGACGCCGGCCATCACGTACGGCACCAGCAGCGGCCGCCCGGCCGCCTTCAGGTGCTCGGCCACCCCGGCCACGGCAACGCTCATCGCAGGTGCTCCCGGATCTGCTGGACGTCCTTGTCGCCCCGGCCGGACAGCGTGACCAGGACCGTCGAGCCGGCCGGCAGCTCACCGGTGCCGGCGGCGTCGACCACCCACGCCAGCGCGTGCGCCGACTCCAGCGCGGGCAGGATGCCCTCCAAGCGCGTCACCAGCCGCAACGCCCGCAGCGCCTGCTCGTCGGTGACGCTGGGGTACTGCGCGCGGCCGCGCTCGGCGAGGTGCACGTGCTCGGGCCCGACGCCCGGGTAGTCCAGCCCGGCGGAGATGGAGTGCGCCTCCAGGACCTGCGACTCCTCCTGGAGGAAGTGCGAGGTGAACCCGTGCAGGACGCCGAGCACCCCCTTGTCCACGGCGCTGCCGCCCGCGGCCTCGACGCCCACCAGCCGGGCGGGCGTGCCGACGAACCCGGCGAACGTGCCCGCCGCGTTCGACCCGCCGCCGACGCACGCGACCACCACGTCCGGCACCGCGGTCGGCAGCAGTTCGGCGCACTGGGCGCGTGCCTCGTCGCCGATGACGCGCTGGAACTCGCGCACCATCCACGGGTAGGGGTGCGGGCCCATGACGGACCCCAGGCAGTAGTGCGCCTCCTCGGTCTCGTTGACCCAGGCGCGCAGCGCGGCGTTGGTGGCCTCCTTCAGGGTGCCGGCGTTCGTGGCGGAGGAGACGGGCACGACCTCCGCGCCCAGCAGCTCCATCCGGAACACGTTGAGCGCCTGGCGCCGCACGTCCTCCTCGCCCATGTAGACGGTGCAGGACAGGTCCAGCAGCGCCGCCGCGGTCGCGGTGGCCACCCCGTGCTGCCCGGCGCCGGTCTCGGCGATCAGCTTGCGCTTGCCCGTGCGGCGGGCGAGCAGCGCCTGGCCCAGCACGTTGTTGATCTTGTGCGAGCCGGTGTGCGCCAGGTCCTCGCGCTTGAGCAGCACCCGCACGCCGAGCGCCCGGGACAGCCGGGCGCACTCGGTGACCGGGGTGGGTCGACCCGCG
This portion of the Saccharothrix syringae genome encodes:
- a CDS encoding cytochrome P450, translating into MADDRPESSPPSLVDVVRRTGGRAAGRVVATGLLSAIPAAGGAWCWLLRELGRHPDEVRLLRREAAAGGDLPHTTAFVREVLRLHPPAWLLGRNTSTPLELAGAAIPVGTSVLFSPYLLHRDPRWWDEPGRFSPRRWSGSGAPDAYLPFGAGPRVCTGAHLALTIMVRTAAHLVSHYDLAVEGPTGTCFGSVLLPTGMRCSLTPRIPEARSPEARRPSLLDGRLASFAVPPPGFEPGPSAS
- a CDS encoding class I SAM-dependent DNA methyltransferase; translation: MDDLRQLYEQWAPFYDENAALRPFERHGGWFHELAQRYGAPGERLLDLGCGTGLSSLGFAALGYRVTGCDLSAAMLAVAEGKPGAERVRFRLADLRDLPDLGVHDVACAVTDPISHLLTDADLAAALAGVARSLVPGGVLVFDQVSERGYRCARERVVVDDRPGHFATCRTTRLAGDEPVFDSHWTRFLAAGDDRWRRVEQHAFFRYRPEPLLRRALAEAGLECVAVHGLRAGELRAGADDHADDALLYVARRP
- a CDS encoding DUF5682 family protein → MSSTPEGTGLPSNDREPPAPAPANHRERLTVAELDRLVGHRDPFLIGVRHHSPALAAAVPALLAACAPEVLLVELPEELGEWLPHLAAPDLVTPVALSGAARDGGELAFYPFADFSPELAAIRWAFANGVEVRPCDLPLALRGDGYRAGDRGATPLTDALRRAATGRDGDDLWDRLVEAAAPGQAAEAVRRAALLVGRALREDAAVTGVDSFDLRREAWMRRVVAEVGGRRCAAVVGSFHAAALVDGAPPPFPGGTTPPPPPGIVTSLVPYGFALLDERSGYPAGIRDPEWQQAVLEAGGDPLAVEAAAASVIVRICARVRELGHPAGPGEAREALRVAVDLARLRGLPAPGRGEVVEAVQTVLTHAEPLGRGRVVARAAGDVLVGHRTGALAPGTPRSGLAPAVEELVASLRLPGPGSRTPVDLRLDPLRSPLDARREVALRRLGVLGVSYATETATTGVGGGDALTTRWSVAWTPATAATLPVAGLWGATLETAAHGRLRARRSEREQRGGPAPADVLADLADAAACGLPALVGDLLGDVAAVLPSAGTLRELLAALGLLDRVRAGHLAGTPGDVLDAHPLLVRELETAAVAQLDGLAGSEDPADARALVELGQRHDGHGTGLRLAAGLRRLADEGAPLIAGAAGAARVLLGLVPPSALGERVASWVDGATTAPLRDVLRRSLTGVLAAAGALLETPEALDPLLERVERLADRDFLERLPALRGAFTSIGPAARARVLAVVEERTGAVVDRVGAPDPELLAVWLEAERAGAEALLTHGIERPESVVDGRVVAPRAAVEPAGPPVTDPAGVSAVGPADPAGLPVAVRWHLLLGARGERPAGAARYAAALDELYGADRGEGASTGGLGGDRSTPFPGVREWSEELGELFGERVREEVLAAAVEAGRLDAALEVDPGSVRPSVELLRNVLSLAGGLSEQTVARLRPLVARLVRELTAQLANRVRPALTGLRLPAPTRRPGGGLDLPRTLRANLATARRDPSGRVLVVPERPVFRTRGRRAADWRLVLVVDVSGSMEESTVWAALTASVFAGVPALSTHFLAFSTEVVDLTGRTADPLSLLLEVRVGGGTHIAGALRHARSLVTVPERTMVVLISDFEEGGPVAPLVAQVRELVASGVTVLGCAGLDDKGRARYSTSVAGALVAAGMPVAALSPLELARWVGEKVRG
- a CDS encoding class I SAM-dependent methyltransferase — translated: MNSAEPSRTALMAAAARAAHPVVDRAPLIFTDDVAHRLLGDLADELVGYHRAHGDHPVLAGARAQAVVRSRYAEDRLAESGARQYVVLGAGLDTFACRRASADPRVFEVDHPATQAWKRRRLAEAGIPTSATHVPADLERDPLLDRLTAAGFDPAQPAFVSWLGVTTYLTRQAVDRTVAALAGLAPGSELVLDHVLPPHLRDEGGNGYARAVAQAAADGGEPWLTCLDPADLASLLAGHGFTATRHATLDEAVDPALWRRSDALRPDRLLALAHSRLTR
- the trpA gene encoding tryptophan synthase subunit alpha → MSVAVAGVAEHLKAAGRPLLVPYVMAGVVPDWVELVREVAAAGADAVEVGLPFSDPMLDGPTVQRAAARALDRGARPRPLLDELAGLDAGVPLVVMTYANIATTLVPGRGVAGFVDHLAGVGVRGAIVADLPLEESAEYRARAAEVGVDAVLLAAPSCDDDRCREIARASSGFVYCMSSMRITGEQEHLASSARANARRLKAMTDLPVITGFGVSTPAQAVQACADADGVVVGSALMRVLVDGAGVGAVVDAVAGFRAALSSASPGE
- the trpB gene encoding tryptophan synthase subunit beta, giving the protein MTEPDATGRFGRFGGRFLPEALMPAAKAVEAAFREAWADPAFTTEYRRLLTHYAGRPTPVTECARLSRALGVRVLLKREDLAHTGSHKINNVLGQALLARRTGKRKLIAETGAGQHGVATATAAALLDLSCTVYMGEEDVRRQALNVFRMELLGAEVVPVSSATNAGTLKEATNAALRAWVNETEEAHYCLGSVMGPHPYPWMVREFQRVIGDEARAQCAELLPTAVPDVVVACVGGGSNAAGTFAGFVGTPARLVGVEAAGGSAVDKGVLGVLHGFTSHFLQEESQVLEAHSISAGLDYPGVGPEHVHLAERGRAQYPSVTDEQALRALRLVTRLEGILPALESAHALAWVVDAAGTGELPAGSTVLVTLSGRGDKDVQQIREHLR
- a CDS encoding GntR family transcriptional regulator; protein product: MNVRRAGLESRVPKYLAIYRVLADRIGTGHYPAGAPLPAQRELVEEFDVSLMTVRQAIGALEADGLLETRHGVGTFVRQPGFSYGLTGLRSLAQELVEQGIELETEVLGAEPVEPPADVRARLGVPAGGRVLAVERLRGAGGSPLLLQTSYLSPGVGSRVEVDQLRHRSLYRLLEELGTPVREASETIRAVALTERQAGVLGLAAGSPALLSCRLSRGDDGVPLVDDRALLVGDTVITAERATSGTNLTYRTT